In bacterium, the following proteins share a genomic window:
- a CDS encoding 2-oxoacid:ferredoxin oxidoreductase subunit beta, translated as MVNVSDYGTYETAWCPGCGNFAILDCVKQALAELSLAPHQVLFVSGIGQAAKAPHYLNCNVFDGLHGRALPVATGAKLANRKLAVIVESGDGCSYGEGGNHFMAAIRRNVDVTMIVHNNQVYGLTKGQASPTSEEGFVTKAQPAGAFSEPLHPLGVAIAMRAGFVARSFSGMKDHAVEMIKQAMGHRGFSLVDVLQPCVSFNKVNTFAWYKKRCQPLPEGYDPKNWETAIKTSMEWGDRIPVGVIYRNDRPAFEEHFDWISQGGLVDTPYSKDALMEAMKGYG; from the coding sequence ATGGTCAACGTATCTGATTACGGAACATACGAGACTGCATGGTGCCCGGGCTGCGGCAACTTCGCGATCCTGGACTGCGTGAAGCAGGCGCTCGCCGAGCTTTCGCTCGCCCCGCATCAGGTCCTATTCGTCTCAGGCATAGGCCAGGCGGCCAAAGCGCCCCATTATCTCAACTGCAACGTATTCGACGGCCTGCACGGCCGCGCGCTGCCGGTTGCCACCGGCGCCAAGCTCGCGAATCGCAAGCTCGCGGTCATAGTGGAGAGCGGCGACGGCTGTTCCTACGGCGAGGGCGGCAACCACTTCATGGCCGCGATCAGGCGCAACGTGGACGTCACGATGATAGTGCACAACAACCAGGTCTACGGCCTCACCAAGGGACAGGCGAGCCCCACGTCTGAGGAGGGCTTTGTCACAAAGGCCCAGCCGGCCGGGGCCTTCTCCGAGCCCCTCCATCCGCTCGGGGTCGCGATCGCCATGCGCGCCGGATTCGTGGCGCGGAGCTTCTCCGGCATGAAGGATCACGCGGTGGAGATGATCAAACAGGCGATGGGGCATCGCGGTTTCTCGCTGGTGGACGTGCTGCAGCCGTGCGTCTCCTTCAACAAGGTCAATACTTTCGCATGGTACAAGAAACGCTGCCAGCCGCTGCCCGAGGGATACGACCCCAAGAACTGGGAGACTGCGATAAAAACCTCCATGGAGTGGGGGGATCGCATACCCGTCGGCGTCATCTACAGGAATGACAGACCGGCATTCGAGGAGCACTTCGACTGGATATCGCAGGGCGGGCTCGTGGATACCCCGTATTCAAAGGATGCGCTGATGGAGGCGATGAAGGGCTACGGCTGA
- a CDS encoding rubredoxin, whose product MHKWMCQVCGYIYDPAKGDPANGVEPGTDFADVPEDWVCPECGVGKDQFERLDN is encoded by the coding sequence ATGCACAAATGGATGTGTCAGGTCTGCGGTTACATCTACGATCCTGCGAAGGGCGATCCGGCAAACGGCGTCGAGCCGGGCACCGACTTTGCGGACGTCCCCGAAGACTGGGTCTGCCCGGAGTGCGGGGTGGGCAAGGACCAGTTCGAGAGGCTGGACAATTGA
- a CDS encoding fumarylacetoacetate hydrolase family protein — translation MRQIRLGGEAYEPTKVICVGRNFPDHAREMGGTASSSEPIIFIKPNSSVASSPSEIFIPQSLGLLHHEVELCALIGNGGSGLSIEGAQGSIAGWAVGIDFTLRSVQMEAKKVGGPWALAKGFDNAAVMGEFAGVGGELDPSAFWFSLSVNGHERQRGLARDMVFTPAAIISYVSRFMTLEKGDVIMCGTPSGVGEVRDGDRIAAEAKGLPKLEFLLRRKQGG, via the coding sequence ATGCGCCAGATCCGGTTGGGCGGTGAGGCCTATGAGCCCACTAAGGTCATCTGCGTGGGCAGGAACTTCCCTGACCACGCTAGGGAAATGGGGGGAACCGCGTCGTCGTCCGAACCCATCATATTCATCAAACCCAATTCCTCGGTAGCCTCGTCTCCCTCCGAGATATTCATACCGCAATCTCTGGGCCTCCTCCATCACGAGGTAGAGCTCTGCGCCCTCATCGGAAACGGCGGAAGCGGTTTGTCGATCGAGGGGGCGCAGGGATCGATAGCAGGCTGGGCGGTCGGCATTGATTTCACGCTGAGGTCCGTGCAGATGGAGGCCAAGAAGGTCGGCGGCCCCTGGGCCCTCGCGAAGGGATTCGACAACGCGGCGGTCATGGGCGAATTTGCGGGCGTGGGCGGCGAGCTCGATCCGTCGGCATTCTGGTTCTCCCTCTCCGTGAACGGTCATGAGCGCCAGCGAGGTCTTGCCCGCGACATGGTCTTCACCCCTGCGGCGATAATAAGCTACGTGTCGCGCTTCATGACACTCGAGAAGGGCGACGTGATCATGTGCGGCACGCCCTCGGGCGTGGGCGAGGTGCGCGACGGCGACAGGATTGCGGCTGAGGCGAAGGGGCTCCCGAAACTCGAATTCCTGCTCAGGCGAAAACAGGGGGGATAA
- a CDS encoding flavin reductase family protein: protein MPGQRIAMDFRITSDTAGLNQALFSVTHGLYILTSISGGRINGQCLDSLMQVTNMPPRMAIGVGKRSLTHDMIMESGIFAANVIDREYAHCYADVKRFGFQSGRKVDKFADRAHEAGELGAPVLPEAKAFFECRVIREKTVGLDTHTIFVADVVRAGTRDSGEPLTYNEYRKVLKKR from the coding sequence ATGCCAGGCCAAAGGATTGCGATGGACTTCAGGATCACAAGCGATACAGCAGGCCTCAACCAGGCGCTCTTTTCCGTTACGCACGGCCTCTACATACTCACCTCGATCTCCGGGGGGCGCATCAACGGCCAGTGCCTCGACTCGCTGATGCAGGTGACCAACATGCCTCCGCGCATGGCTATCGGCGTGGGCAAGCGTTCGCTCACGCACGATATGATAATGGAGTCCGGAATTTTTGCGGCAAACGTCATAGACAGGGAGTACGCCCACTGCTATGCGGACGTGAAGCGCTTCGGTTTCCAGAGCGGACGCAAGGTGGACAAGTTCGCGGACCGCGCGCACGAGGCTGGCGAGCTGGGCGCGCCGGTGTTGCCCGAGGCAAAGGCCTTCTTCGAGTGCAGGGTGATCAGGGAGAAGACCGTGGGCCTGGACACTCACACGATCTTCGTTGCGGACGTGGTGCGCGCCGGCACCCGCGACTCGGGCGAGCCGTTGACGTACAATGAGTATCGAAAGGTGCTGAAGAAGAGATAA
- a CDS encoding rubrerythrin family protein — MNLKGSNTEKNILTAFAGESQARNRYSYFAGQAKKEGYVQISQIFEETANQEKEHAKRLFKFLDGGLVEVRGLFPAGKIGTTVENLAEAAAGERNEWSEMYPGFATVARKEGFEEIAQAFESIAVAEKQHMRRYESLKANIENGVVFTRQQETTWRCLNCGYVHKGRGAPDKCPACQHPQAYFELLGENW, encoded by the coding sequence ATGAATCTAAAAGGATCGAATACCGAGAAAAACATCCTCACAGCGTTTGCAGGCGAATCGCAGGCCAGAAACCGCTACTCCTACTTCGCGGGTCAGGCGAAGAAAGAGGGCTACGTGCAGATCTCGCAGATCTTCGAGGAGACCGCAAACCAGGAAAAGGAGCACGCTAAACGCCTCTTCAAGTTCCTGGACGGAGGCCTGGTGGAGGTCAGGGGGCTGTTCCCTGCGGGCAAGATCGGCACCACGGTGGAGAATCTGGCCGAGGCGGCCGCGGGCGAGCGCAACGAGTGGTCCGAGATGTATCCAGGTTTTGCGACGGTGGCGCGCAAAGAGGGGTTCGAGGAGATCGCGCAGGCCTTTGAGTCGATCGCCGTCGCGGAGAAACAGCACATGCGCCGCTACGAGTCGCTCAAGGCCAACATCGAGAATGGCGTCGTATTCACGCGTCAGCAGGAGACGACATGGCGCTGCCTGAACTGCGGCTATGTGCACAAGGGCAGGGGCGCGCCGGACAAGTGCCCGGCATGTCAGCACCCGCAGGCGTATTTTGAGTTGCTGGGAGAGAACTGGTAA
- a CDS encoding 2-oxoacid:acceptor oxidoreductase subunit alpha, whose product MEGITGVVPKGALNILIGGEAGQGLVTVGRLLSKILVRQGFHIVVTQDYQSRIRGGHNSFRIRASVSEIASPEEAVDLLVAFDANTIEIYKHSLRDGGFILAEKKFACDHGRCLAIPYDELAGGARYENIVALGISCSLLGLPKEAAAKAVESAFGRKDVSVVEANEAALARAYEWNGDRRIEGPGKARPCASCVMLDGNEAIALGALSAGLKFYCFYPMTPSTSIALTLAAHSKKMGIVVEQVEDEIAAVNMAIGASYAGAPAMVGTSGGGFALMVEGVSLAAMTETPIVIVVSQRPAPATGLPTRTEQADLELVLHAGHGEFPRAIFSPGTVEQCFHLARRAMFLAEKSQGPVFLLTDQFLADSCRSVEPFDIAALEPVKPGVDPALIKGDYLRHRFTADGISPRLLPGASEHLVVTDSDEHTEDGHLTEDLVVRKRMVEKRAAKMSAIMAEVEAPSYAGDDDPDLLMVCWGSTKGVAEETVSILRAKGRKAAVMHFSQVWPLKPLQFMKRLESAKRTVAVEGNATAQFARLLRRETGFEIKERILRYDGLPITTEYILQGMES is encoded by the coding sequence ATGGAAGGGATAACCGGCGTTGTGCCAAAGGGCGCCCTCAACATCCTCATAGGCGGCGAGGCGGGGCAGGGGCTTGTCACTGTGGGCAGGCTGCTCTCGAAGATACTCGTGCGCCAGGGTTTTCACATAGTGGTGACGCAGGACTACCAGTCCCGCATCCGCGGCGGCCACAACTCGTTCAGGATCAGGGCGTCCGTGTCCGAGATCGCCTCGCCCGAGGAGGCCGTGGATCTTCTCGTGGCGTTCGATGCGAATACGATCGAGATCTACAAACATTCACTTCGCGACGGCGGCTTCATCCTCGCTGAAAAGAAATTCGCCTGCGACCACGGCCGTTGCCTCGCAATCCCCTACGATGAGCTCGCCGGCGGCGCGAGGTACGAGAACATAGTCGCGCTCGGGATCTCATGCTCGTTGCTCGGGTTGCCCAAAGAAGCCGCGGCCAAGGCGGTCGAGTCGGCATTCGGCCGCAAAGATGTCTCCGTGGTCGAGGCCAACGAGGCGGCGCTCGCGCGCGCCTATGAGTGGAACGGGGATCGCAGGATAGAGGGCCCGGGCAAGGCTCGACCCTGTGCTTCGTGCGTGATGCTCGACGGCAACGAGGCGATAGCGCTGGGCGCGCTATCGGCAGGGCTCAAGTTCTACTGCTTCTACCCCATGACCCCCTCTACATCCATCGCGCTCACCCTCGCCGCTCACTCGAAGAAGATGGGGATAGTGGTGGAGCAGGTCGAAGACGAGATCGCGGCCGTCAATATGGCGATAGGTGCGTCGTACGCCGGCGCGCCCGCCATGGTGGGAACGTCCGGCGGAGGTTTCGCGCTCATGGTCGAGGGCGTGAGTCTGGCCGCCATGACCGAGACTCCGATCGTGATCGTCGTCTCACAGAGGCCTGCGCCTGCTACGGGACTGCCCACGCGCACCGAGCAGGCGGACCTGGAGCTCGTGCTGCACGCGGGCCACGGCGAGTTCCCGCGCGCGATCTTCTCGCCGGGCACCGTGGAGCAGTGTTTTCACCTCGCGCGCAGGGCGATGTTCCTGGCCGAGAAGTCGCAGGGCCCCGTATTCCTTCTCACGGACCAGTTTCTCGCCGATTCCTGCCGCTCGGTCGAACCGTTCGATATAGCCGCCCTTGAGCCTGTGAAACCGGGCGTTGACCCCGCTTTGATCAAAGGCGATTATCTGCGCCACAGGTTCACCGCCGACGGCATCTCGCCGAGGCTCCTGCCAGGGGCGAGCGAACACCTGGTCGTCACCGACTCCGACGAGCATACTGAGGACGGTCACCTGACCGAAGACCTGGTCGTGCGGAAAAGGATGGTGGAGAAGAGGGCTGCCAAGATGTCGGCCATCATGGCCGAGGTGGAGGCGCCGTCATATGCGGGCGACGACGATCCTGATCTTCTGATGGTCTGCTGGGGCTCCACCAAGGGCGTTGCCGAGGAAACGGTCTCTATCCTCCGGGCAAAGGGGCGCAAGGCCGCTGTCATGCATTTCTCTCAGGTCTGGCCCCTGAAACCTCTGCAGTTCATGAAGCGGCTCGAGTCCGCGAAGAGGACGGTGGCTGTGGAGGGGAACGCGACGGCTCAGTTCGCGAGACTCTTGCGCCGAGAGACCGGCTTCGAGATCAAGGAGAGGATACTCCGTTATGACGGCCTGCCGATCACCACGGAGTATATTTTACAGGGGATGGAATCGTAG
- a CDS encoding desulfoferrodoxin: MATKLLEIYKCEVCGNMVEMVHASIGQLVCCDQPMKRLDANTVDAAKEKHVPVIERTAAGLIVKVGSVAHPMEEKHYIEWIEIIANGKTCRQFLKPGEKPEATFNVKANQITAREYCNIHGLWKG, from the coding sequence ATGGCGACAAAACTTCTGGAGATCTACAAATGCGAGGTTTGCGGCAACATGGTGGAGATGGTGCATGCGAGCATAGGCCAGCTGGTGTGCTGTGATCAGCCGATGAAGCGCTTGGACGCCAACACGGTGGACGCGGCCAAGGAGAAGCACGTGCCCGTGATCGAACGCACGGCCGCGGGGCTCATCGTCAAGGTCGGCAGCGTGGCGCATCCCATGGAGGAGAAGCACTACATCGAGTGGATCGAGATCATAGCGAACGGCAAGACTTGCAGACAGTTCTTGAAGCCCGGGGAAAAGCCCGAGGCGACTTTCAACGTGAAGGCGAACCAGATCACTGCCCGGGAGTACTGCAACATCCACGGGCTATGGAAGGGATAA
- the tkt gene encoding transketolase has translation MTKRKPDVDQLCIDSIRMLAVDAVDRARSGHPGLPLGASPMAYVLWTKFLKHNPKDPLWFDRDRFVLSAGHGSAMLYALLHLSGYGLAVEEVKNFRQYESQTPGHPERACAPGVETTTGPLGQGFGMGVGMAIAERFMASRYNRPGAELIDHFTYAIVSDGDLMEGVSSEAASIAGHLGLGKLVYLYDDNHISIEGSTELAFTEDVLRRFEAYGWHTQRVKDGNDLGAIEGAIKKARAEKKRPSLIAVRTHIGFGSPKHDTASVHGEPLGPDANKATREFFKWRLPPFEVPEGVRERFALVAEEGGRREEEWRQVLARYRERYPQDAARFEAEIAGRLPGGWEEALPRFEGSKPISTRAASGKTINALAKALPNLIGGSADLGPSTKTLIDGGGDFEADNFSGRNLHFGVREHAMGSIVNGMAIHGGLIPYGSTFLVFSDYMRPAIRIAALMSAHSIFVFTHDSVGLGEDGPTHQPIEHLVSLRAMPGLVLIRPADANETLSAWCWALAHDGPVALALSRQNLPVLDSGAASDCLKKGAYVLSDCEREPQAIIIATGSEVHLALEAQGWLLSEDIPVRVVSMPSWELFEAQDQAYRDSVLPPRIKARVAVEAGATVGWHRWVGDCGRVIGIDRFGASAPGEIVMEKRGITADAVIKAVKEIL, from the coding sequence ATGACGAAACGCAAGCCCGACGTTGATCAACTCTGCATCGATTCGATCAGGATGCTGGCCGTGGATGCGGTGGATCGCGCAAGATCCGGGCATCCCGGTCTGCCGCTGGGCGCGTCCCCCATGGCCTATGTGCTCTGGACGAAGTTTCTCAAACACAATCCAAAGGACCCCCTCTGGTTCGACCGCGACCGGTTCGTCCTCTCCGCGGGCCACGGCTCTGCGATGCTCTACGCCTTGCTCCATCTCTCGGGCTACGGGCTTGCGGTCGAGGAGGTCAAAAATTTCAGGCAGTACGAAAGCCAGACCCCGGGTCACCCCGAGCGCGCATGCGCCCCGGGCGTAGAGACGACCACGGGTCCTCTCGGCCAGGGATTCGGCATGGGCGTGGGCATGGCCATAGCCGAGCGTTTCATGGCCTCGCGCTACAACAGGCCCGGCGCGGAACTTATCGATCATTTCACGTATGCGATAGTCTCCGACGGCGATCTCATGGAGGGCGTCTCTTCGGAGGCCGCTTCGATCGCCGGGCACCTGGGGCTCGGCAAACTCGTCTATCTCTACGACGACAACCACATCTCCATAGAGGGGAGCACTGAGCTCGCCTTTACCGAAGACGTGCTCCGCCGTTTTGAAGCGTACGGCTGGCACACGCAGCGCGTGAAGGACGGGAACGACCTCGGCGCGATCGAGGGGGCGATAAAGAAGGCGAGGGCTGAAAAGAAAAGGCCCTCGCTGATCGCCGTGCGCACGCATATAGGCTTTGGGAGCCCGAAGCACGACACGGCCTCTGTGCACGGCGAGCCGCTTGGGCCCGACGCTAACAAGGCGACCAGGGAGTTTTTCAAGTGGCGGCTCCCGCCGTTCGAGGTGCCGGAAGGGGTGAGGGAGCGCTTCGCGCTCGTCGCAGAGGAGGGAGGGCGTCGCGAGGAGGAGTGGAGGCAGGTGCTGGCGCGCTACAGGGAAAGATATCCTCAGGATGCGGCGAGGTTCGAGGCCGAGATCGCGGGCAGGCTCCCGGGCGGATGGGAAGAGGCGCTGCCCCGCTTCGAGGGGAGCAAGCCGATATCCACGCGCGCCGCCTCAGGCAAGACGATCAACGCCCTTGCGAAGGCGCTGCCCAATCTCATCGGCGGCTCGGCGGATCTCGGGCCTTCGACAAAAACTTTGATCGACGGCGGAGGCGACTTTGAGGCCGACAATTTCTCCGGCCGCAATCTCCACTTCGGGGTTCGCGAGCACGCGATGGGCTCGATCGTGAACGGCATGGCGATCCACGGAGGTCTCATCCCGTACGGATCCACGTTTCTCGTCTTCTCCGACTATATGAGGCCTGCGATCAGGATCGCGGCGCTCATGTCCGCGCATTCGATCTTCGTCTTCACGCACGACTCCGTGGGGCTGGGCGAGGACGGTCCCACCCACCAGCCGATCGAGCACCTGGTTTCCCTGCGCGCCATGCCAGGGCTCGTGCTCATCCGGCCTGCGGACGCCAACGAGACCCTGAGTGCGTGGTGCTGGGCGCTCGCGCACGACGGACCGGTGGCGCTTGCGCTCTCTCGGCAGAACCTGCCGGTGCTCGACAGCGGCGCGGCTTCGGACTGTCTCAAGAAGGGCGCATACGTGCTCTCCGATTGCGAGAGAGAACCCCAGGCGATCATCATCGCCACCGGCTCGGAGGTGCATCTGGCGCTGGAGGCGCAGGGTTGGCTCCTCTCGGAGGATATCCCTGTGCGCGTGGTCTCCATGCCCTCGTGGGAGCTCTTCGAGGCGCAGGATCAGGCGTATCGCGACTCGGTGCTGCCGCCGCGTATCAAGGCGCGCGTGGCCGTCGAGGCGGGCGCAACCGTGGGTTGGCATCGCTGGGTGGGCGATTGCGGCAGGGTCATCGGCATCGACCGCTTCGGCGCCTCCGCCCCCGGCGAGATCGTTATGGAGAAGCGGGGGATCACCGCAGATGCCGTGATCAAGGCGGTCAAAGAGATCCTCTAA
- a CDS encoding SO_0444 family Cu/Zn efflux transporter, translating into MQHITGVFSESISLFYQMAPYLLFGFFFAGILHAFISMEWIARHLGRSSVVSVIKSVILGIPLPLCSCGVIPAAMMLNKKGASRGSVVSFLIATPITGVDSIMATYSLLGPFFTVFRVISASVTAFIAGILGNILLTTRHEPLAIEGGLEIHADHGEHCHACGVEGHGTGERERCAKPEWWRGGRIYEMLRYAFVELLGDIWRWLVIGLLIAGVISYAVPDELIIRYLGSPFISMLVMLVVGIPMYVCSTGSLPIAAALMLKGMSPGAAMVFLLAGPATNAVTITVVAKELGKGAAVIYVATIAVMSIAFGYLLNWLWYGSMMSMDAMHHAGFMLPPWAGKASAAFLLLLIINVALRGIFSRRKTA; encoded by the coding sequence ATGCAGCACATCACAGGCGTATTCTCCGAATCAATATCCCTGTTCTATCAGATGGCGCCTTATCTGCTCTTCGGTTTTTTCTTCGCAGGTATCCTGCATGCCTTCATATCCATGGAGTGGATCGCAAGGCACCTCGGCCGCAGCAGCGTGGTCTCGGTGATCAAATCCGTGATCCTGGGTATCCCGCTTCCTCTCTGCTCCTGCGGGGTGATACCGGCTGCCATGATGCTCAACAAAAAGGGCGCGAGCCGGGGCTCGGTGGTGAGCTTTCTCATCGCCACGCCGATAACCGGCGTGGACTCGATAATGGCGACGTATTCGCTGCTGGGCCCCTTCTTCACCGTGTTCCGCGTCATCTCCGCCTCTGTCACCGCGTTCATCGCGGGCATATTGGGAAACATCCTTCTTACAACCAGGCACGAACCGCTGGCGATCGAAGGGGGGCTTGAGATCCACGCCGATCACGGCGAGCACTGCCATGCGTGCGGAGTCGAGGGCCACGGGACAGGGGAGCGCGAAAGATGCGCCAAGCCGGAGTGGTGGAGGGGCGGACGCATCTACGAGATGCTCCGCTATGCGTTTGTGGAACTGCTCGGCGACATCTGGCGATGGCTGGTCATAGGCCTTCTCATCGCCGGCGTGATATCCTACGCAGTGCCTGACGAGCTTATCATTCGGTATCTGGGCTCGCCGTTTATCTCGATGTTGGTCATGTTGGTCGTAGGCATACCTATGTACGTCTGTTCCACCGGTTCCCTGCCGATAGCGGCGGCGCTCATGCTCAAAGGTATGAGCCCCGGCGCGGCCATGGTCTTTCTGCTGGCAGGCCCGGCCACGAACGCCGTGACGATAACCGTGGTCGCGAAGGAGCTCGGCAAGGGCGCGGCGGTCATATACGTGGCGACGATAGCGGTGATGAGCATCGCTTTCGGATATCTGCTCAACTGGCTTTGGTACGGTTCGATGATGTCGATGGACGCCATGCATCACGCGGGTTTCATGCTGCCCCCCTGGGCTGGGAAGGCGTCGGCTGCGTTCCTTCTGCTCCTGATCATCAACGTTGCTCTGCGCGGGATATTCTCCAGGAGGAAGACGGCATGA